In Holophagales bacterium, one DNA window encodes the following:
- a CDS encoding heavy metal translocating P-type ATPase, whose amino-acid sequence MSRVVAILALAGILAGGASALLGAAAVASWIWGATTAMALAPLLWAVFVDLRKGKIGVDVIALLAMIGCLALGQFLAGAIIALMLSGGQTLEAFAGDRAERELHRLIALAPREVHRLEEGVWTTRPVDAVVPGDLLLVKPGETVPVDGLVEGDTAVLDESNLTGESRPVEHLESDRLASGTVNAGGPFLLRAVASAADSTYAAIVRLVEEARQARAPFTRLADRYAVYFLPLSLAVAGGAWALSGDPLRALAVLVVATPCPLILAAPVALVAGISRAASRGVLIKGGGALEALSRAEILLLDKTGTITTGHPTLQTVETFSELPSEEVLRLAASLDQVSLHVFASAVVRSARERGIALAFPTAVEEIAGAGIRGVVGERGVALGRLDWVLADSGLRRDPAVRRVRRESSLEGGTPVFVAVDGRLAGALVLYDPMRPDCVATIRSLRRAGIRRVVLVSGDRPEVAAVVGGAVGADLVLAERDPEEKVEAVLAERKHGPTVMVGDGVNDAPALAAADVGVAMGARGASAASEAADIVLTVDRLDRLGEAKAIARRSLGIARESVVAGMALSLAGMVAAAFGKLPPIAGAVAQEAIDVLVILNALRALVYRVPKVEAGAMGESERTREEHRQLLPGVEGLRRTADRLEGMSPEALRAELVEARRFLLDELLPHDEREDAEVYPLVAARIGGDDPTAPMERMHLEIRHHALLLGRMLDELPPGEVAGDDLRDLRRVLYGLHAILRLHFAQEEQQYLPLLEAATPARRGGRAGRTT is encoded by the coding sequence ATGTCTCGAGTGGTCGCGATTCTCGCGCTGGCGGGAATTCTCGCCGGCGGTGCCTCGGCACTCCTCGGTGCCGCGGCCGTCGCCTCGTGGATCTGGGGTGCCACGACGGCGATGGCGCTCGCGCCGCTCCTCTGGGCCGTCTTCGTCGACCTGCGCAAGGGCAAGATCGGCGTCGACGTCATCGCGCTGCTGGCGATGATCGGTTGCCTCGCCCTCGGCCAGTTCCTCGCTGGGGCGATCATCGCGTTGATGCTCTCCGGCGGGCAGACCCTGGAAGCCTTCGCCGGGGACCGCGCCGAGCGCGAGCTCCACCGCCTGATCGCGCTCGCCCCGCGCGAAGTGCATCGTCTCGAAGAAGGAGTCTGGACGACCCGTCCGGTGGACGCGGTGGTGCCGGGCGACCTCTTGCTGGTCAAGCCGGGGGAGACGGTGCCGGTCGACGGCCTGGTCGAGGGCGACACGGCGGTGCTCGACGAGTCGAACCTGACCGGCGAATCGCGTCCGGTCGAGCATCTCGAGTCCGACCGCCTGGCCAGTGGCACGGTCAACGCCGGCGGTCCGTTCCTGCTGCGCGCCGTGGCGAGCGCCGCCGATTCGACCTACGCGGCGATCGTCCGCCTGGTGGAGGAGGCGCGCCAGGCGCGAGCGCCGTTCACCCGACTCGCCGATCGCTACGCCGTGTACTTCCTGCCGCTCTCGCTCGCGGTGGCGGGTGGGGCGTGGGCGCTCTCCGGTGACCCGCTGCGGGCGCTCGCCGTGCTCGTCGTCGCCACGCCCTGTCCGCTCATCCTCGCCGCGCCGGTGGCGCTGGTTGCCGGCATTTCGCGCGCCGCGTCGCGCGGCGTGCTGATCAAGGGCGGTGGCGCGCTCGAAGCGCTTTCGCGTGCCGAGATCCTGCTGCTCGACAAGACCGGCACGATCACCACCGGGCACCCGACGCTCCAGACGGTCGAGACCTTCTCCGAGCTGCCGTCGGAAGAGGTGCTGCGCCTTGCCGCCTCGCTCGACCAGGTCTCGCTGCATGTCTTCGCGTCCGCGGTGGTGCGTTCGGCGCGTGAGCGCGGGATCGCTCTCGCCTTCCCGACCGCGGTCGAGGAGATCGCGGGCGCCGGAATCCGCGGCGTCGTCGGAGAACGTGGGGTCGCCCTGGGCCGACTCGACTGGGTCCTCGCCGACTCCGGGCTGCGACGTGACCCGGCGGTGCGCCGGGTGCGGCGCGAGAGCTCGCTCGAAGGGGGCACGCCGGTGTTCGTCGCGGTCGACGGTCGCCTCGCCGGCGCCCTGGTCCTCTACGACCCGATGCGCCCGGACTGTGTGGCGACGATCCGCTCGCTCCGCCGGGCGGGGATCCGGCGGGTGGTCCTGGTGTCGGGCGATCGCCCGGAGGTCGCCGCGGTCGTCGGCGGCGCGGTCGGGGCCGACCTCGTCCTCGCCGAGCGCGACCCGGAGGAGAAGGTCGAGGCGGTGCTCGCCGAGCGCAAGCACGGGCCGACGGTGATGGTCGGCGACGGCGTCAACGACGCGCCCGCGCTCGCCGCCGCCGACGTCGGCGTGGCGATGGGGGCCCGCGGCGCCTCGGCCGCCTCGGAGGCCGCCGACATCGTGCTGACCGTCGACCGTCTCGACCGGCTCGGCGAGGCCAAGGCGATCGCCCGGCGCTCGCTGGGCATCGCCCGCGAGAGCGTGGTGGCGGGGATGGCGCTCTCGCTTGCCGGCATGGTCGCCGCCGCGTTCGGCAAGTTGCCGCCGATCGCCGGCGCGGTGGCCCAGGAGGCGATCGACGTCCTGGTGATCCTCAACGCGCTGCGGGCGCTCGTCTATCGCGTGCCGAAGGTCGAGGCCGGGGCGATGGGGGAGAGCGAGCGGACGCGCGAGGAGCACCGGCAACTGCTGCCGGGCGTCGAGGGACTGCGGCGTACCGCCGACCGGCTCGAGGGGATGTCGCCCGAGGCACTGCGCGCCGAGTTGGTGGAAGCACGGCGCTTCCTGCTCGACGAGCTCCTGCCGCACGACGAGCGCGAGGATGCCGAGGTCTACCCGCTGGTGGCTGCGCGCATCGGCGGCGACGATCCGACGGCGCCGATGGAGCGGATGCACCTGGAGATCCGGCACCACGCGCTGCTGCTCGGCCGCATGCTCGACGAGCTGCCGCCGGGCGAGGTGGCGGGCGACGACCTGCGCGATCTGCGGCGCGTGCTCTACGGGCTCCACGCCATCCTGCGCCTGCACTTCGCGCAGGAGGAGCAGCAGTACCTGCCGCTGCTCGAGGCGGCTACTCCGGCTCGACGAGGAGGCCGAGCAGGTCGGACGACGTGA
- a CDS encoding glucose-1-phosphate adenylyltransferase has translation MKRVVTAILGGGQGARLFPLTRDRAKPAVPVGGKFRLIDIPISNSLHAGIDRVYVLTQFNSASLHRHISQTYRFDVFRGGFVHVLAAEQNLTNRDWYQGTADAVRQNLPRLGEGKASEILILSGDQLYLMDLRELVEYHRERGADLTIAVKPVTKREATGFGILHLDRSGEVVEFVEKPKDEALLAKLALDEETQAALPHPAPPGSFLASMGIYVFKPEILEELLVGTPHTDFGREVIPAALGSKRVFAYPYTGYWADIGTIPSFHQANLDLTLPLPSLDLYSPDFRIFTHARFLPGAKITQCLVNCSVLCEGSIITGSRISDSIVGIRAVVRSGSVIERSVVMGANFYERLEAPSGDVQVGIGRDCHIRNAIIDFNARVGDGSRLVNVHNVREHDADNYSIREGIIVVPKNAVIPPGTVI, from the coding sequence ATGAAGCGCGTGGTGACAGCCATTCTCGGCGGCGGACAGGGCGCGCGGCTCTTTCCCTTGACGCGCGATCGCGCCAAGCCCGCGGTGCCGGTCGGTGGCAAGTTCCGGCTCATCGACATTCCGATCAGCAACAGTCTGCACGCCGGCATCGACCGGGTGTACGTGCTGACCCAGTTCAACAGTGCGAGCCTGCATCGTCACATCTCGCAGACCTACCGGTTCGACGTCTTCCGCGGCGGCTTCGTCCACGTGCTCGCCGCCGAGCAGAACCTGACCAACCGCGACTGGTACCAGGGGACAGCCGACGCCGTGCGCCAGAATCTGCCCCGGCTCGGCGAAGGCAAGGCCTCGGAGATCCTCATCCTCTCGGGCGACCAGCTCTATCTGATGGACCTGCGCGAGCTCGTCGAATACCACCGCGAGCGCGGCGCCGACTTGACGATCGCCGTCAAGCCGGTGACCAAGCGCGAAGCCACCGGCTTCGGCATCCTCCACCTCGATCGCTCCGGCGAGGTGGTCGAGTTCGTCGAGAAGCCGAAGGACGAGGCCCTGCTCGCCAAGCTGGCGCTCGACGAGGAGACGCAGGCGGCGCTCCCGCATCCGGCGCCGCCCGGCTCGTTCCTCGCCAGCATGGGCATCTACGTCTTCAAGCCGGAGATCCTCGAAGAGCTGCTGGTCGGCACGCCACACACCGACTTCGGCCGCGAGGTCATCCCGGCCGCCCTGGGGAGCAAACGCGTCTTCGCCTATCCCTACACCGGCTACTGGGCCGACATCGGGACCATTCCGAGCTTCCACCAGGCGAACCTCGACCTGACGCTGCCGCTGCCGTCCCTCGACCTCTACAGCCCCGACTTCCGCATCTTCACCCACGCCCGCTTCCTGCCCGGCGCGAAGATCACGCAGTGCCTGGTCAACTGCTCCGTGCTCTGCGAAGGAAGCATCATCACCGGCTCGCGCATCTCCGACTCGATCGTCGGCATCCGTGCCGTCGTGCGCTCGGGCTCGGTGATCGAGCGCAGCGTCGTCATGGGCGCCAACTTCTACGAGCGGCTCGAGGCGCCGAGCGGCGACGTGCAGGTCGGCATCGGTCGCGACTGTCACATCCGCAACGCGATCATCGACTTCAATGCCCGCGTCGGCGACGGCTCGCGCCTCGTCAACGTGCACAACGTGCGCGAGCACGACGCCGACAACTACTCGATCCGCGAAGGGATCATCGTCGTGCCGAAGAACGCGGTCATCCCGCCGGGCACGGTCATCTGA
- a CDS encoding enterochelin esterase: MTLAIRELERRGALGREDVDAFLAAHAFPLVEGSSATFVWRGEAESVHLQHWVFGLPSAQPFTRLGETDLWYFIQELPPRSRVEYKLEIVPRGETRSRLVLDPLNPHLANDPFGANSVCHGATYQRPEWTLPDDEARRGALETLEVASEGLGRTVPVDVYLPARFRTRRRYPLLVAHDGGDYLRYSSLRTVLDNLIHRLEIPPMVVALTTSSDRLVEYADHPGHARFLAEELLPALEARYPLRREPAQRGLMGASFGGVASLAAASRYPGRFGRLLLQSGSFAFADIGAGRRGPVFDPVVRFVNRFREEPQRVAERVFVSCGIYESLIYENRSMVPILQRTGMEVRYVEAWDGHNWENWRDRLREGLSWLFPGPLWMVYE, encoded by the coding sequence ATGACCCTGGCGATCCGCGAGCTCGAGCGCCGCGGTGCGTTGGGCCGCGAGGACGTCGACGCCTTCCTGGCGGCGCACGCCTTCCCGCTGGTCGAGGGCTCCTCGGCCACCTTCGTCTGGCGCGGGGAGGCCGAGTCGGTGCATCTCCAGCATTGGGTCTTCGGGCTGCCCTCGGCTCAGCCGTTCACCCGGCTCGGCGAGACCGACCTCTGGTACTTCATCCAGGAGCTGCCGCCGCGCTCGCGCGTGGAGTACAAGCTCGAGATCGTGCCGCGCGGCGAGACCCGGTCGCGACTGGTGCTCGATCCGCTCAATCCGCACCTCGCCAACGATCCGTTCGGCGCCAACTCGGTCTGCCACGGCGCGACCTATCAGCGCCCGGAGTGGACGCTGCCCGACGACGAAGCGCGGCGGGGAGCCCTCGAGACGCTCGAAGTGGCGAGCGAGGGGCTCGGCAGGACGGTTCCGGTCGACGTCTACCTGCCGGCCCGCTTCCGCACCCGCCGGCGCTATCCACTCCTCGTCGCCCACGACGGCGGCGACTATCTGCGCTACTCGTCGCTGCGCACGGTGCTCGACAACCTGATCCACCGCCTGGAGATTCCACCGATGGTGGTGGCGTTGACCACGTCGTCGGACCGGCTGGTCGAGTACGCCGATCACCCGGGTCATGCGCGCTTCCTCGCCGAGGAGCTGCTGCCGGCGCTCGAGGCGCGCTACCCCTTGCGGCGGGAGCCGGCGCAACGCGGCCTGATGGGAGCGAGCTTCGGCGGCGTGGCGTCGCTCGCCGCCGCCTCGCGCTATCCGGGACGGTTCGGGCGTCTTCTGTTGCAGTCGGGCTCGTTCGCCTTCGCCGACATCGGCGCCGGTCGCCGCGGGCCGGTCTTCGACCCGGTGGTGCGATTCGTTAACCGCTTTCGCGAGGAGCCGCAGCGTGTGGCCGAGCGGGTCTTCGTCTCCTGCGGCATCTACGAGTCGCTGATCTACGAGAACCGCTCGATGGTGCCGATCCTGCAGCGCACCGGCATGGAGGTGCGCTACGTCGAGGCGTGGGACGGTCACAACTGGGAGAACTGGCGGGATCGCCTGCGGGAAGGGCTATCCTGGCTCTTCCCCGGGCCGCTCTGGATGGTCTACGAGTAG
- a CDS encoding alpha/beta hydrolase: MDGSETTTTPRRIEQRLIAVGSGEAALEGSLRRPASPLGVVLRVTVGARREPSPDAEPMAAALLDVPLAVAEVELLTRWEETLDHFSGRLRYDVELLSGRISQAILALRAEPDLAALPFGVLAQGTLVAATLLAVAREPELARAIVSLEGRADLVRPHLPAVHAPTLLLVDADDEPVLDLTVGALCRLGAPAEVLVLPFEARPETARGREEVGRLAGDWFRHHLPADAVPAA, from the coding sequence ATGGACGGGAGCGAGACGACGACAACCCCACGAAGGATCGAGCAGCGGCTCATCGCCGTCGGCTCGGGCGAGGCTGCCCTCGAGGGGAGCTTGCGCCGACCGGCATCGCCCCTCGGCGTGGTGCTCCGCGTCACCGTGGGAGCCCGGCGTGAGCCCTCGCCGGACGCCGAACCGATGGCCGCTGCGCTGCTCGACGTGCCGCTCGCGGTCGCCGAGGTCGAATTGCTGACGCGCTGGGAAGAGACGCTCGACCACTTCTCGGGTCGTTTGCGCTACGACGTCGAGCTGCTCTCGGGAAGGATCTCCCAGGCGATCCTCGCCCTGCGCGCCGAGCCCGATCTCGCTGCGCTCCCTTTCGGCGTCCTCGCCCAGGGGACGCTGGTCGCGGCGACGCTGCTGGCGGTGGCGCGCGAGCCGGAGCTGGCGCGGGCGATCGTCTCGCTCGAAGGTCGAGCCGACCTCGTGCGCCCGCACCTGCCGGCGGTGCACGCGCCGACGCTGCTCCTCGTCGACGCCGACGACGAGCCGGTGCTCGATCTGACCGTCGGCGCCCTCTGTCGCCTCGGCGCTCCCGCCGAAGTGCTGGTCCTGCCGTTCGAGGCACGACCGGAGACGGCTCGCGGGCGTGAAGAGGTCGGTCGCCTGGCCGGCGACTGGTTCCGCCATCACCTGCCGGCGGACGCCGTCCCGGCCGCCTGA
- a CDS encoding ATP-grasp domain-containing protein, with product MHVLLVEPRFPSNQRQFARALFSVGARVTGIGEAPIEHLDAELRGWLYGYERVRSVVDEGALLDAVRRVQRREWVDRLEATVEAHILTTARVREAAGIPGTSVRTAYLCRDKPAMKEALRAAGIPTARSAGCSSSDELREFAESTGFPLILKPRDAAGASGTERLDSAGQIEAAIERWGLDRGGSVAVEEFVEGHEGFWDTMSIGGTATHEFISHYYPNVLEAMRTRWISPQVVVTNRVDAPGYGELREMGRKVIRALGIGTSATHMEWFFGPRGLKFSEIGCRPPGVGVWDLYCAANEFDLYREWAHAIVHGSPASAPSRRFAAGMIALRPDRDGEIAGYSGVEEMFREHGEWILDSHFPTPGTPTQPVEAGFMANAWVRARHPDFDALRGILDAIGRTVHVYAR from the coding sequence ATGCACGTCCTTCTCGTCGAGCCTCGCTTCCCTTCGAACCAGCGTCAGTTCGCCCGGGCGCTCTTTTCCGTCGGCGCCCGCGTCACCGGCATCGGCGAGGCCCCCATCGAGCATCTCGACGCCGAGCTGCGCGGTTGGCTCTACGGCTACGAACGCGTCCGTTCGGTCGTCGACGAAGGGGCGCTGCTCGACGCCGTGCGCCGCGTCCAGCGCCGCGAGTGGGTCGACCGGCTCGAGGCGACGGTCGAGGCGCACATTCTCACCACTGCCCGCGTGCGCGAGGCCGCCGGGATCCCCGGGACCTCCGTGCGCACCGCCTACCTCTGCCGCGACAAGCCCGCGATGAAAGAGGCGTTGCGCGCCGCCGGCATCCCCACGGCGCGATCCGCCGGCTGTTCCTCCAGCGACGAGCTGCGCGAGTTCGCCGAGTCGACCGGCTTCCCGCTGATCCTCAAGCCGCGCGATGCGGCCGGCGCTTCGGGAACCGAGCGACTCGACAGCGCCGGACAGATCGAGGCGGCGATCGAACGCTGGGGGCTCGACCGCGGCGGAAGTGTCGCCGTCGAGGAGTTCGTCGAAGGGCACGAGGGGTTCTGGGACACGATGTCGATCGGCGGCACGGCGACGCACGAGTTCATCTCGCACTACTACCCGAACGTGCTCGAGGCGATGCGGACGCGGTGGATCTCGCCCCAGGTCGTGGTGACCAACCGGGTCGATGCGCCGGGCTATGGCGAGCTGCGCGAGATGGGCCGCAAGGTGATCCGCGCCCTCGGCATCGGGACCTCGGCGACCCACATGGAGTGGTTTTTCGGACCGCGCGGCCTGAAGTTCTCCGAGATCGGATGCCGCCCGCCGGGCGTCGGCGTCTGGGACCTCTACTGCGCCGCCAACGAGTTCGACCTCTACCGCGAGTGGGCCCACGCCATCGTCCACGGCAGCCCGGCGAGCGCCCCGTCGCGCCGCTTCGCCGCGGGGATGATCGCGCTCCGGCCCGACCGCGACGGCGAGATTGCCGGCTACTCGGGCGTCGAGGAGATGTTCCGCGAGCACGGCGAGTGGATCCTCGACTCCCATTTCCCCACCCCCGGCACGCCGACCCAGCCGGTGGAGGCCGGATTCATGGCGAACGCCTGGGTGCGCGCCCGCCATCCCGACTTCGACGCCCTGCGCGGCATCCTCGACGCCATTGGCCGGACCGTCCACGTCTATGCGCGGTAG
- a CDS encoding Type 1 glutamine amidotransferase-like domain-containing protein, whose protein sequence is MAPVVLLGPQRFTRTLGEAVRAAGIEGRIGVVSAGWQEREREDDELRDHLQGRTVNLLLYARGEEAFGADPELFAAHRERQDLLRRLQELYRQRLAFAKEAARALLGKGGDPALLEPERRHALESLRDLDEHHRRRLRQIRRDFDERWQPLSRPAVARHVEALGRTLGSCEAVGIAGGHVAVLLNRLRLFGLDRTLRGMPIFAWSGGAMVATDRLVLFHDSPPQGAGNAEVLEEGLGLCQGIVPLPHARRRLHLADPLRVALLARRFAPAAVVALDDGGRITWENFALRDARGARQLTAEGALVDLAEERA, encoded by the coding sequence ATGGCTCCCGTCGTCCTGCTCGGTCCTCAGCGTTTCACCCGCACCCTCGGCGAGGCCGTGCGGGCCGCCGGCATCGAAGGGCGGATCGGCGTCGTCTCGGCCGGCTGGCAGGAGCGCGAGCGCGAGGACGACGAGTTGCGCGACCACCTGCAGGGGCGGACGGTCAACCTGCTGCTCTATGCACGCGGTGAGGAGGCGTTCGGCGCCGATCCGGAGCTCTTCGCGGCGCACCGCGAACGGCAGGACCTCCTGCGCCGCCTGCAGGAGCTCTACCGGCAGCGCCTCGCCTTCGCCAAGGAGGCGGCGCGGGCGCTGCTCGGAAAGGGAGGAGACCCGGCGCTGCTCGAGCCGGAGCGCCGCCACGCCCTCGAGTCGCTGCGCGACCTCGACGAGCACCACCGGCGACGTCTGCGGCAGATCCGGCGCGATTTCGACGAGCGTTGGCAGCCGTTGTCCCGCCCGGCGGTGGCACGCCACGTCGAAGCCCTGGGGCGCACCCTCGGTTCGTGCGAGGCGGTCGGGATCGCCGGCGGGCATGTCGCCGTCCTGCTCAACCGACTCCGCCTCTTCGGCCTCGACCGGACGCTGCGCGGTATGCCGATCTTCGCCTGGTCGGGCGGCGCGATGGTGGCGACCGACCGGCTGGTGCTGTTCCACGATTCGCCGCCGCAGGGCGCCGGCAACGCCGAAGTGCTCGAGGAGGGTCTCGGCCTCTGCCAGGGGATCGTTCCGCTGCCGCACGCGCGCCGCCGCCTGCACCTCGCCGACCCCTTGCGCGTCGCCCTGCTCGCCCGCCGTTTCGCTCCGGCGGCGGTGGTGGCCCTCGACGACGGCGGTCGGATCACCTGGGAGAACTTCGCCTTGCGCGATGCCCGCGGCGCCCGCCAGCTCACCGCCGAAGGGGCCCTGGTCGATCTGGCGGAGGAGCGGGCATGA
- a CDS encoding CBS domain-containing protein → MGPLKVRDLMTAKVLAVGPGEDLATLWELMERRRVRHMPIVDAAGDLVGLVTHRDLLRHALVERGGQAAALEDAVLSRLTAGEIMRVDLETIGPDADIRLASQRMLDHKYGCLPVVEERRLVGILTEADFVRFLARGD, encoded by the coding sequence ATGGGCCCACTCAAGGTGCGCGACCTGATGACGGCCAAGGTCCTGGCTGTCGGTCCCGGAGAGGACCTGGCGACGCTCTGGGAGCTCATGGAGCGGCGTCGGGTCCGTCACATGCCGATCGTCGATGCCGCGGGCGATCTCGTCGGGCTCGTCACCCACCGCGACCTGTTGCGGCACGCGCTCGTCGAGCGGGGTGGACAGGCGGCAGCGCTCGAAGACGCCGTGCTCTCGCGCCTGACCGCCGGCGAAATCATGAGGGTCGACCTCGAGACGATCGGCCCCGACGCCGACATCCGCCTGGCGTCGCAGCGCATGCTCGATCACAAGTACGGCTGTCTGCCGGTGGTCGAAGAGCGCCGCCTGGTCGGCATCCTGACCGAGGCCGATTTCGTCCGCTTCCTCGCGCGCGGCGACTGA
- a CDS encoding CBS domain-containing protein, which translates to MRQMVARDVMNAEIVTVREDMNVDEVAGILADNEISGAPVEDAEGRLVGVVSVTDIALASSQGGQLVADRSNPDFYVRGWEESVEPEEMRGLHVERENLVVREIMTPAVYSVPEDTPVSRIAETMIDSHIHRVLVTRGEQVVGIVTSSDLLGLLVEPE; encoded by the coding sequence ATGCGCCAGATGGTCGCCCGCGACGTGATGAACGCCGAGATCGTGACCGTACGAGAGGACATGAACGTCGACGAAGTGGCTGGGATCCTCGCCGACAACGAGATCTCCGGAGCTCCCGTCGAGGACGCCGAAGGGCGCCTGGTGGGCGTCGTCTCGGTGACCGACATCGCCCTCGCCTCGTCCCAGGGAGGCCAGCTGGTGGCCGACCGCTCGAATCCCGACTTCTACGTGCGCGGCTGGGAAGAGTCGGTCGAGCCGGAGGAGATGCGCGGGCTCCACGTCGAGCGGGAGAATCTCGTGGTCCGCGAGATCATGACGCCGGCCGTCTACTCGGTGCCCGAAGACACGCCGGTCTCGCGCATCGCCGAGACGATGATCGACAGCCACATCCACCGCGTGCTGGTGACCCGCGGCGAGCAGGTCGTCGGAATCGTCACGTCGTCCGACCTGCTCGGCCTCCTCGTCGAGCCGGAGTAG
- a CDS encoding transposase, with product MEITCRTLQGRLLLRPSPRLNDLALGVLGRAQARYQLTIHAFVVLSNHLHLLVSPESPQQLAAFMAFFSVNLAKEVGRLHEWHGTIWSRRYQAIVVSDEESSQVERLLYLLRHGVKEHLVADPRDWPGASGLGALLDGSPIEGTWIDRTLEHRLRRRLGTFDPRACESRETVHLSQLPCWRYFSPEQHRMRVADHIRIVDEEGQRLTEERGSPFGRERVLRQHPHERPMRTKRTPAPLVHAATKAVRQALVNAYRAFLSAYRHAADLLKCGDRLVRFPEGAFPPPLPASG from the coding sequence GTGGAGATCACCTGCCGCACGCTTCAGGGCCGGCTCCTGCTGCGTCCTTCGCCGCGCCTCAACGACCTCGCACTCGGCGTCCTCGGGCGCGCCCAGGCCAGATACCAGCTGACGATCCACGCCTTCGTCGTGCTGTCGAATCACCTCCACCTGCTTGTCTCTCCAGAGAGCCCCCAGCAACTCGCCGCCTTCATGGCCTTCTTCTCCGTGAACCTCGCCAAGGAGGTCGGTCGGTTGCACGAGTGGCACGGAACGATCTGGTCGCGGCGCTACCAGGCCATCGTCGTCTCCGACGAAGAGAGCTCTCAAGTTGAACGCCTGCTCTATCTGCTCCGCCATGGCGTCAAGGAGCACCTGGTCGCTGATCCGCGAGACTGGCCCGGTGCAAGTGGATTGGGAGCCCTCCTCGACGGCAGCCCAATCGAGGGTACCTGGATCGACCGGACGCTCGAACATCGCTTGCGCCGACGGCTTGGGACCTTCGATCCGCGCGCCTGCGAGTCGCGAGAGACGGTGCATCTCTCTCAACTCCCCTGTTGGCGATACTTTTCCCCGGAGCAGCATCGCATGCGGGTTGCGGACCATATCCGGATCGTCGACGAGGAGGGGCAGCGACTGACGGAAGAGCGAGGTTCGCCATTCGGCCGCGAACGCGTCTTGCGCCAGCATCCCCATGAACGACCGATGAGGACGAAGCGCACACCGGCCCCTTTGGTGCACGCCGCGACGAAGGCTGTCCGCCAAGCCCTCGTCAACGCTTACCGCGCCTTTCTCTCGGCCTATCGTCACGCCGCCGACTTGCTCAAGTGTGGCGACCGGCTCGTCCGCTTTCCCGAAGGGGCATTCCCCCCGCCGTTGCCAGCAAGCGGCTAG
- a CDS encoding glycogen synthase, translating to MPPLKICQVTAELAPYAKTGGLGDAVAGLARMLGNAGADVRIFLPLYAPIPRQGIEMKPVDFIRDVAVPLAGGEVRFSAYVTRLPASVVDVYLIHCPTLYHQDAVYAAGWDEHLRFGLLARAALECCQRMGWSPDIVHSHDWHAALAPVYLKTVYAWDRLFADTRSVLTLHNLGYHGVFGGHTVGELGLAPFAGSLFQDDLAADQLSFLKTGILHADVLTTVSETYAQEILTPEHGFGLDPLLRARADHLVGIVNGVDYGEWSPESDPHLPFRYTRDDLTGKRKMKTELLARTGLVGDERTPVLGMVTRLTPQKGIDLCAEALPALLAARDMRLVVLGSGEPRYEELFLRLQAAFPGKAWYYRGYNEPLAHWIEAGADVFLMPSLYEPCGLNQMYSLRYGTPPVVRKTGGLADTVELYDWERASGTGFVFDHFTSAGLAWAIDYALGTYNYPLAWRALQARGMAQDFSWDVQGRKYLELFEQVRGG from the coding sequence TTGCCCCCGCTGAAGATCTGCCAGGTCACCGCCGAGCTCGCACCGTACGCCAAGACGGGCGGGCTCGGCGACGCCGTGGCCGGCCTCGCGCGCATGCTCGGAAACGCCGGTGCCGACGTGCGCATCTTCCTGCCGCTGTACGCTCCGATCCCACGGCAGGGGATCGAGATGAAGCCGGTCGACTTCATCCGCGACGTCGCGGTCCCGCTCGCCGGCGGCGAGGTCCGCTTCTCGGCCTACGTCACGCGGCTTCCGGCGAGCGTCGTCGACGTCTACCTGATCCACTGCCCGACGCTCTACCACCAGGACGCCGTCTATGCCGCGGGCTGGGACGAGCACCTGCGCTTCGGCCTGCTCGCCCGCGCGGCGCTCGAGTGCTGCCAGCGCATGGGCTGGTCGCCGGACATCGTGCACTCGCACGACTGGCACGCGGCGCTCGCCCCGGTCTACCTCAAGACCGTCTATGCCTGGGACCGCCTCTTCGCCGACACGCGCAGCGTGCTGACCCTCCACAACCTTGGCTATCACGGCGTCTTCGGCGGGCACACGGTCGGCGAGCTGGGGCTCGCCCCGTTTGCCGGCTCGCTCTTCCAAGACGACCTCGCCGCCGATCAGTTGAGCTTCCTCAAGACGGGCATCCTGCACGCCGACGTGCTCACCACGGTGAGCGAAACCTACGCCCAGGAGATCCTCACCCCCGAGCACGGATTCGGCCTCGACCCGCTGCTGCGCGCCCGTGCCGACCATCTCGTCGGGATCGTCAATGGCGTCGACTACGGAGAGTGGAGCCCGGAGAGCGACCCGCACCTGCCGTTCCGCTACACGCGCGACGACCTGACCGGCAAACGGAAGATGAAGACTGAGTTGCTCGCCCGCACGGGGCTCGTGGGCGACGAGCGGACACCGGTCCTCGGCATGGTGACGCGGCTCACCCCGCAGAAGGGGATCGACCTCTGTGCCGAAGCCCTTCCCGCGCTGCTCGCCGCACGCGACATGCGGCTCGTCGTCCTGGGGAGCGGGGAGCCGCGGTACGAAGAGCTCTTCCTGCGGCTGCAGGCCGCCTTCCCCGGCAAGGCCTGGTACTACCGCGGCTACAACGAGCCACTCGCCCACTGGATCGAGGCCGGCGCCGACGTCTTCCTGATGCCGTCGCTCTACGAGCCGTGCGGCCTGAACCAGATGTACAGCCTTCGCTACGGCACACCGCCGGTCGTCCGCAAGACCGGCGGTCTGGCCGACACCGTCGAGCTCTACGACTGGGAGCGTGCCTCCGGCACCGGATTCGTCTTCGACCACTTCACCTCCGCGGGTCTCGCCTGGGCGATCGACTACGCGCTCGGCACCTACAACTACCCTCTCGCCTGGCGGGCCCTGCAGGCCCGCGGCATGGCCCAGGACTTCTCCTGGGACGTCCAGGGACGCAAGTACCTCGAGCTCTTCGAGCAAGTGCGCGGCGGGTAG